Below is a genomic region from Rosa chinensis cultivar Old Blush chromosome 5, RchiOBHm-V2, whole genome shotgun sequence.
gaagaagaagaagaagaaaatggtggagacatccATATCACCATAGAAGACTTCAAAGTTggcgatgaagtgcacaaggataccgcagactttgattagattagtccttttattttccaagaatttttgtaatggcaatatgccttagtcaataaatgacaattgtattaaactctttcttatgtggtgtacccaatgaaatatgatgtctaggacagtcattgagattaatggtacttaagagagcctcgctccaccaacatctctctctaatttcctggtcatatttgattggagttaccaaacggatagattgactacaatgtgtcttagtttgattttattttggattagactttttgggacctttgatgtaatcattggttatCTTTaataataaagtatcgtattattattcgatgtcatggacatgttttaattccgaactttattatttttcagtatgctTCCtgaagagttggaatgccttgttgatagtggcaccacacatactatattgcgacataggcaactatttctatgtatGACGCCTAGtcaatcttctgtgactacgatggctggatcatcacaattgattcatggtcgaggatcagctcaatttatgttgccaaatggcacaagtattaatgtcaccgaagctctatatgctcctagggctagaaggaccctattaagttttaaagatataagagccaatggttttcatgtggaaacacattacgagaatggacaagagttcatcTGCATCActtctaatgactacggacataaacgagtattagagcaacttatgtgtcgatctagtgggttgtatgcaactactattcgaattattgaatccaaccatgtcatggaagatgacttatgggattctgacatatataggctttggcatgactgtttgggacacccaggtcgtgatatgatgaccATTtgagacttcacacggacatccatttttcaaaacgaaaagaagtcagaaccaaaattcgatccaaggtagggttggttcctttttctacttctaaagtcaattgtgacttcgtggctcaaccggatacttccctggttgcttataaagcccatctttcgttttgcaaagcctgctctgtagcaaaattaggattgagaccatcctatgcaaaggacactaaataaaatattccattcttacaaagaatccaaggtgatatttgtggacctattcaacaaacttgcggaccatttagatattttatggtgttggttgatgcatcgacacgatagtcacatgtcatgctattgtccacaagaaatgctgcattcgctaaactcctagcacaaatcattaaattaagggctcaccaccctgatcatcccattaagtcaattcgtcttgacaatgctggagagtttacatcaaaaacgtttgatgactattgcatgtccattgggattgaggttgaataccttgttcctcatgttcacacccaaaatggtcttgcagaagctgccattaaaagacttcaaatggtcgctagagcattggttatgcgcaccaatctccctgtttctgcttggggctatgcaatattgcatgcagctgtgctcattcgtctgaggcctactaccactcaacccttttctgtgtcccagatggttactggatatgagcctgatgtctcacacttaagcatatttgggtgtacagtttatgtgtcaattgcgccgccacagcgcaccaaaatgggtcctcaaagaagATTAGACATTTatattggatatgattctccaaccattatcctctacttagaacccttgacaggcgatctatttaccgctagatttgcggattgtcactttgatgagacaatcttcccgtcattagggggagataggaacaataatattcaacaggaacaacacactactacaaaaaatagCTTTAATGACATTTGAAAAACGTCCTTAAAAACTTACCATGACACTTTGAAAAAACGTCATCTATCAAGGAGTCATTGTAAGTCATCTATAAGGACGTTGGAAAAAAGTCCTCTAATGTCTATTAGGACACTTGAAAAACGTcattatttcttaaaaaaactGTCATCTAATGTCTATTAAGACACTTTTCAAACGTCCTCGTATATAATAAAAGCGTCCTCTCATGTCTACTAGGATGTGATAAAcgctagggctgggcacgggccgggacgGGCCGGTTACTGACTGATATCGAGCCCGATACAGAAAATATTATTCGGGACAGTACGGGACGGGATTACGGTTTTTCAAGGTTGGTACCGAAGGTACCGAAACCGACTGGGATCGGGTCGGGCTCGGGCCCAAGTCAGGATACCcgattcctttttcttttctgtttttccccacttttctgtttttccccACACAGATGATCACATTATTTGATTCAAACTGTGGATCTGAATGAACTAATTCAGTAATAATCCACTCAACAATACTATAAACAAGTGGAAACCGGAACAAGACCACCCCACATCATAGATATAGAATCTACTGCAACCAAAATATGTCATATTGAACGATTAAGCCGAAATCACATTATGCAGAAACAAGTGGTCAATTACAAACAGGTAAAAACATGGATTTTCTATAGTACCTTGAGCAGTGTATCCACGCTCACATCGATCCCTGAGAAAAGGAAAGTCTTGCGAACCAAATATACCATTCTAATACCAGAAAGAATCATCATTTTGCTTGATCTCAACCAAGTCCAGAACTCAAACCACAAGATTTGCATCAACGTAGCACATAATTCAAGTGGCAATTCcgatataaaacatcacaattcacaaatcTGAGGCCGTAACAAAAATTTAAAGATCCATCTGATAAAATAAAGAGAGACCCGTAGCTTGTAATAGATCCAAAGGAGCGAAATTATGAGAAGAATTCAGTAACTCCTGAAGAAATTGGAAACCCTTGCGAAAGAGGACGAGATACTGAACCCCAGATCTTCAACTCTCCCTCCACACCTTCGATTCTCctcgatttcaaattcaaaatcaaatcgATTTCATATGGCACAGTTCGAACAGATTAGCGAGTACCAAGCCTCCTTGATTGTTGATGATGACGAAAAAAGCCACGATTCCGGGTCAGACTGCTCCAAATCGAGCTCCTCCTCAGTTGTTTCTGATCTGTTCGAAAGTAAGGTCGAGGATGgtgcttgaagccttgaatccTCACAATAAAGTAAGGATTGGGGATCGGGCTTGCTGTGTGAAGGGAAATTGGAAAGATATTGGGGATCGGGCTTGTTGTGCCTGTGTGAAGGGAAATTGGAAAGAAATTGGGGATCGAGGATTTAGAtgaagaacagaagaagaattggagagTGGAGATTAGAGAAGAGAGTGGAGATCGATCGATGTCTTTGGAGGTTTGGAGAGTGGAGACTGGACTAGAAGAATTGGGGATCGATCGGCTTAGGGCCTTAGGCCGTTTAGTTTAGGTCAAATTGTTTTGATCAAGTGTGGTCATTCCTTTGTGTTCCCACAAACTACCCAATCAAAGCCAATcaagtaatataaaaaattaaagatttaatttaattaattttactGGGACGGGACGGGATCAATCGGTTTCGACTAAGCTAGTACCGGTATCGGGCCCGTTTccacgggacgggacgggacgggcccaatagtaaatttcagaatttggtCTCGGCCCGTACCGACTGATTTCGGGACGGTTTCGGAACGGTACCGGGACTTCTGTTTTGGGTGCCCAGCCCTAATAAACGCATCCTCATAACTAAAAGAAAGCGTCATCTAATGTCTATTAGGACACAAAAAAAGTCCTTAAAAGttcaaagagaaacaaaaaaaaaataattataatcCACCTTCACTTTTATTAAACAAAATCATATATTTGTCTCTAAAATACAGTAGGAATGGATATACAATACCAGATAATTGTTAAATCTTTAGGATTACAAAGTTCCTAACAAGTTTCTATACTGCCAATGTTACTATCAAAGTTGCCAGCAACAATGCTAATGCAGCCAGTGCAGCACCAATGCATATCTTCATGTATTATGTTAAAGAGAAAGGACTTCCTGCAAAAACAAAACACTTGTTCAATAATAACTATATTTTAGAATAATTAAGTGATACTTGAGCAACAACTACTATAAACTAGGCTTACACATACCAGCATCTATAGGTACTCTTTAATTACCTTATGAATAATTACCTTATGAACAACTACTATAAACTAGGCTTATACATACCAGGTACTCTTTAATTACCTTATGAAATAATATAATCCAAGTCCTACATGGTAAACTAAAAGCGTATAACAATACATGGATATATACTATCAGTGCACCATCAACATACCAACTCGCAAAAATTAAAGAGCCAAATTTAGAATAAGTAAACTTACAAGTGTTAAGACAGCAGTTATTTCCAACAAAACAACATTATTTGCAGTCTCGATCCATAGCCTCATCTAAAATTACCGAGTCTTCTTTGAGTAGCATGCAAGTGACAAGACCTGAATGTGGAAAGAAGTAAGATAATAAACTACTTAATGGTTGCAATAAAAAAGTGGTATAAAACTTAAGACTTAAAAGTTGTACCAGGGCATATAAgtgtttcaatttttattatAGAAATTTAGACAAAAGAACCAACTAATATTGGTAATCATAAACTTGTACAAGTGTCAATAGGTCTAGGATACACTAGACAAAATTTACTTGATCTCCTTGGCCCATCTTCTTTTTGTGTCTTTAGATTTCAATCAAGCTTTGGATCTTTCATTCCCTTGACAGAATTATGTTCAGGAGTTGCTGATCCAAGATGCAATAACCATTTATCAGCTGTTTTATTGAGTTTTCAATGAAAAACTAGCATAAGTAACCTCACTCTCAAAcaaaactagaaaagaaaagaaaaattgaacgTGTAAATCAATTCTTCACCGAACTGAACTTGGCTAAATCAATTCTCTATTGTGCAACACTTAAATTGTATCTATCAAGGCAACAatgttttgtatttaattaccacctaaagttttttttttttttttggagaaaaccTAAAGAAACTTGCTCTGATCTAAAGTAAAAAACTTTGTAAGGTATAAATGATCATGCAGTACCTCTGaacttcaccaaattttgtagGCTGTAAGCCTGTAATTGATTCCTAAAGGACTCCTCCATTGAAAGCCCCTACATGTACACTGCcagtttaaaggaaaaaaatcatATAGGACAGAACTTATCTATAGCTCATAAATCATGTTTCAGTTGGAGGACTTAAGAACCTACATCAAAGATAAATACACAACAAATAATAGATTAAGAATAAATTATTAGAGACAGATAGAAGTACCTCGAGTCCAAATTACATTCCACGAGATAAGCCTTTGTCACAACAACAATACTTATGCTGTTGTTATCATCACCACTTGTGCAATTGCTATCATCACCATGTTTGATAACAATTGCAGCAGTACCAACAAAACCTAATATCACATGCACACTAGAGAATATGACCAAAAGCAAAGAACAAGGAAGGAGAAAGAGGAAACTTACAAACAACAACAGTTAGCAATTCATCATAAGTAAAACTGACGAAAAATAAAACAGAAGCATATTGCAGCAACAAAGATTGCACATttatagccaaaaaaaaaatagaataaacaAAAATGTCAAGAATTTTACACCAAAAACCACACAACATTGCAGCAAACTTATTTCTCCCGAAATCCATGcaatatttacaattacaaTAGTATAAGTATATCCTCTGATAGAACAAACATTGACCctataagaaataaaaataaatgcatATATCCTGATACCCAGTAGTCATAGACATTATATTACATGTTCACATAAGCAAGAACATAATAATAGATACCTTGATTGTCATAAGGAGCCAGATCTGACCCAGGGATGGGTTTGGTGACAATGAatatctctcttctttttcttccttgcaCTTGCCAATACAAATACAACTGAAAAGTGCAAAGACTCAAGATTTTCTACAAGAAAAATCTTAAACTATCAACAAGAATAGTTTGTACACAAAAATCTCTAAAaccaattcaaaacataaactcTTCTTGAATTTTCATCTTTGATTGACTAAGGATTCCACTCCTCAGCTATTCTATGACTGGATTTTGGATGGCAGGGaagaaaattagggttttaccgAGTGATGAGGAATAGTGATGGTCGATGCACCAAGATGAGAAAGAGTAGAGAACTGCTTACTGATAGGACGAAATTAAGTGAAAATTTGATAATGAAATTGAGGGAAGGTGACAGAGAAGGGTTTGCATCTGAGAGGGAACGCGAAAAAGGCTAAAGCAATTTGGGGGAAAGTGTTCCAAGTTCCAACTACAGCATAGAGACGTATAGAGTGGATCGAATgccttttatattttttgtgttCAACTATTAAGGTTTTAGGGTATTCTGTGGTTCGAACCCCAAACCTCTGAGGCTGTTTAGACGCGTTGGCTTTTGCGCAACATctcctgtttttgcttttgaagtGCTACCGTGCCGTTGACGTCGTAACATGGGTACAAGGACATCGAGTTAAAAAAAAGGTCCTTAAAAAAATTAGTGGGTGTCCCCAAAATGGTTTTCTGTAGCagtgacaggaattgtcgtggtctatccccactttgtctcatcttgatccccgaaccgcacagtccaaaattgaagtgcagagaattctcgatctttagAATGTAGCAacctctatgcctgatgcgttttctgatatcgctaaagtgacaacatcacatatacctgctacaAACGTGCCTgagaggattgatgtccctaaaaatcatggacttggcgccacccctaggggtattaggcatggcgcctccaccactaatagtgatggcaatgtggctcaggccgggcacccagcaaggaaacgtgggaggcccaaagggtCAATGGATTCttgcccgagaaagaaagcaagtttggcacagaaagatccattaatcatcgacataaataactgGTCTCATGaggatattccggattatggttatatccaagagacatcattgggggacgctctaatattagaaccaattccaaggaatagggagatcttcatgaattacactagtgtaaaTGAGatgttgaatcgagattctattatccttgatgatgtgtttgcatattctattgctgaaggaattatagaacacgatgatatcgaacctcgctccattgaggaatgtcaacgaagagcagactggcctaaatggaaagatgcgatccaggttgaattggattcactaacaaagagacaggtatttgggcctataacgttgacacccccaagtataaagcatgttggccataaataggtctttgttagaaaacgTAATAAGAAacatgaggttgttagatacaaaacccgccttgtggcgcaaggtttctcacaacgccctataatcgactacgaggagacatattctcccttaatggacgttataacgttccgctaccttgtcagtttggtagtttccgaaaaacttgacatgcagcttatggatatggttacagcatatctctatagggatctagattcagagatatatatgaaggttctagatggacttcaattacccaagtcaagtggctctaaaccacggagcgtgttttcaataagattgagacgctcactatatggattgaaacaatccggacggatgtggtataaccgtctaagtgactacttaattgggaagggatatgtcaacaatgaaatatacccatgcgtgtttataaggAGGACAAGTtacagatttgcaattgtagccgcttatgtcgatgacatgaacctaattggaactctagatgagttaaaggaaactgctaagtacttgaaatccgaatttgagatgaaagatcacGGGAAAACATGGTTTTCCCTctgactagaactcgagcacagtagtgatgggattatgatccatcagtcagcatatactcaaaaattattaaggcgctttaatgaagataaagcaaaaccTGTGAGTACTctcatgatcggtcgtagtcttgagcctgaaaaagatccgtttcgtccaaggtaTGAGgatgaagacttattagagactgaagtgccctatctaagtggaataggcgcattattgtacttagctcaatgtacaagaccggacatctcattcgcagtgaacttgttagctggacacagttctgcgccaacacgctgccattggattggcataaagacaatctttcgatacttaagaggtacgattgatatgggcttgttctatccctatagagagaaaagaaataacggaagtgtgggatcggactccacaaggcaaaacgccaccttccgtgctcctcctcccgtccatcaaaatgacaacgatgtcttgatgggttttgctgatgcatggtatctctctgaccctcacaaaggtcgctcccaaatgggttatgtctttaccatgggaagcacgacgatatcttggagtTCTACAAAGCAGaaccttgttgctacttcctcaaatcatgcagagattatcgctctacatgaagccgtgcgagaatgcatatgcctaaggtctgtagttagacacattcgaggaacttgtggtttgaagtctaccacagatgaacctacatgcatttatgaagataatgcagcttgtattgagcaaatgaagttaggtttcatcaagggcgacaacaccaagcatatatcgcctaagttcttttacaatcagcaacaacaaacacttctaaatattgaagtgaatcaaatccattcagaggataatgtagcggacttgtttaccaagtcgttacctaaatccaccttcgagaaatatgtgaagagcataagattaagaaagttatccgaactcccataattgtagaaatcagggggagaccttgaccTCAGgaggaggtatgatgtctacatgttcaatctcgaagagtgaaggacgtgttgtgctctttttgcccttcgaccaaggttatttttgttccacagggtttttgttacatggcaaggtttttagtgtggcaacgatcaaaacgtcatcaccgagtttgagcggcacaagggggagtgttgaaggatgttgactactccacattcaagcgcgttgtactctttttctccttcgaccaaggttattttttcccacatttttattacttggcaaggtttttgacgaggcaacttagaagcgcatagcagaggcaacactattgatatggaatatccaagggggagtgttgtaaatgataatgactattcatgcaatatgtattgcttaatgtatgcgattgacagacttgtaatgtatgcgattgacaaactcgtaatgtatgcgattgacatacttgtaatgtgcgattgattagtaaagctattatgtattgccttttgtatacataatgtaaccctatatatataaacctcatggtgagattaatacaatacaattatccaattctctacaacatgtATTTAATTTTAACAAGTTTGTTTCCTGTGCAGGTTCAAGTCGGACCAGGTGATAGTAGTCACAGTAGTGTCAAAGTCTCAAAACTTCATTCTAAAGGTGAGCTTCTTCTTTAGAGTGTTAGTTTAGAGTCTGCTGCAGAATTGTATTTATTTTGACAGCCTCTTTCCATGTCTTTGCAGGTGGATGCGAGAAGAGCAACTATAGTGCGGCCAAGTATCAGAACTCCAGGATTCAAACTCAAGGGTGaggctttctttttgtttacccACTGGTTTTTTTAGAATAGATGTTTTGGAATGGAAGTTGGGACTGGCTCTTTTTGGCTATGGTGTTTTGAAAGGATGCAAAGGGTAATTATATGTGGTGTTTAAGTTAAGTTGACAGAATTCTCTCATTTTATATTGAACCAAGACCCTCTATGGAAGAGAGGCTTGGATGGTAATTCACAAAGGGCCCCCTGCCAATTTCAGTGTATTAACACTGCTGAGGACAGTAGTTGTTCTATATAGGTTTCTACTCTATAGTTATGATACTGCACTTTTACTGCAGTTGATAGAGTTGAGTAGTGTGTTTGTGACATGACTTCCATGTGGATGATTGCAAGGATATGGATTTAGTTGCTAGTCGAACtcacaattttatttatttattttggtttaaACAGATTGTTCTAATGTTTACTGTCAAGTAGTCAGAAGGTTGTAGTACGTATCATGTTCTGAAGATGAAGATCATACTCTTTTGTTAAGAAGTCAACTGTACCTTGCGTTAATGCTAGAATTGTTATGATATTTGTTTACTTTGTGAGTTGATGTGGCTATTAAGTTTTTGACATTTGGTTCCTTAACTTAATTGTGTGTTTTCAACCATTTATTTATACATATTGCTGACTATTGATCTGTTTCTTTCAGGCAATGGCTCCTCGGTCTAACAACACAGCCAAAGCTAAAGCAATAGCACTAAGGATTAAGGCACTGCAAATGAAAAGAGGTACAAAAAACAGTGTCGAAACTAGTTGTTGAAGAGACTGATGCACCACCTAAATCTGCCTTCACCAAACATGATCAATATATAGTATCAATGTTTTTTAGGTTCCATTTGTTGATCATGGCAACTGTTATGGGTTATTGAACTGATGTTTACTAAGTTTAGCTCCATTATGGATGTATGTATAGGTGCAGTAACAGATTAATCCATTCAGACAATTTTCTGAATGGATTAATCTGTTACTGCactaaaacaacaacaaaatgaaatccatacacatttgagtgagccatttatgtgctaaTTGCTCCGCCACAATgctctatgataggtccttacagactaatgggcaactcagttggatttgagactcctaCAATCGTCTgtcacttaatgcccttgcaaggcgatatTTTCACTGctagatttgtgggttgtcactttgatgagacagtcttcccatcgttagagggagataagaacacaaatattcatcaggaacgacatgaattgtcttGGTATGTCCCTagtatgtctcatctcgatccctgttaaagtgacgagatcacacatctgctgcaaatatgcatgCAAGGAAGGATGTCACTACgaaaggacgtagcgccaccctacacggagataggcatggtgccaacgccatagagagtgacactctggcgttatagcccatggccccagctaggatgcatgggaggtctgcgggttcgaaggatactttggcacaaaccaatccttggatcatcaacactcaaaatccatctcatgagtatcttccgaattatggttatcgttgggggatgcctcaacgttagaacctattcctgaggaTATAGAagtctttgaaaattacactagtgtacatgagacttgagatagaaactccatcataattgatgatgtaattgtgcatttcgttgtgcatgagtttgttgagtccgatgatattgaaccacgctccattgatgaatgaatgccaaagtagagaaatttggccgaaatggaaagatacgatccaggttaagttggattctctaacgaagaggaatacttgattgggaagggatatgcccacgcgtttccgtAACAAGtctcggattccatcgcggttcatgttggacatgatcttcattggaagcccttaaggagttaaggaaaaccgttgaacacttgaaatccgagtttgagatgagggattttgggagaacacgattatgtctcagtttggaacttgatcatcatgttgatagatgcttaggcattttgacaaggtcaaaccttcaagcaaccccatgatcgtccgtagtcttgatcctgaaaaagattctcttcgtccaaaggatgtgatgaaaatgtgctaaaggcagaagtgtcttacttaagtacaataggcgcattattgtacttagctaaatgcacaagactgaacatctcatttgcagtaaacttgttagTTAAGGTATACCTCTGaaccaacacgacgccattcaAGCAGCTGGGCGATGACTCATGATATGTCAATGACTCAAGAATCATAGATCAATGAATTTAGTAGGAAAGCTACCTGAAATAGTCAATGACTCAAGATATGGCCAGTTTTTTGCTGCTTCTTCAAAGTCATTAACTAGTATGTTGTTGTCCCAAACTGGTAGAACAAGTCTTTTGAGATTCCGGGTTCTGTAAAAGAGAAAACTAGTCAAATTTATGTTTCATCAAATAACCTTTTTAGAACATTTTTGGGAAGTGTGAACATTAACCTTTCAGAAATACAAACCAAGTGCTGACTTGTTATGTATGCGTAGAAGTGGAAAGTCAAGCAAAATATAGTTCCACCACTTAAACTGAAAACACTATTCACAATATCCATAACCCTCTGGTTAGACTGCCCGAGCTCTCGATTGAAGTTCTTGGCCTCCAGCTTACTTAAGTCAACTATCTCCCAGAGGTAGGGTTCCGAAGTTGCTTCCCGCCAAGATTTGCTAACAGATGCCCCACAGATTAATTCCACAACATTCAGTGTCATGAATATACGTACAAGTATATCTTTATCCAGGTCTGCCCATCTGTCAAATCTTGAGTTTTTGTTTGTCATCATTGTAGACAAGAAGTGGCTGAAACCATCAAGGATCAAAACAGGATACAGTGTAAGCGTAAAGAATCAATGATCAAAATCAAACATTGAAGGGATTCATTAAAAACCTCTACTTTTTGTTTGGAGGTCTCGACAAAAAGTATATGTATTCTTCTCACATCGATGTTgccaattctctacaaactttttgtttgggttctTCTCACATATACATTTATAACATAATAAATGTGAGAAGAATTGATAATCCTTCCATAAGGGAAAACTGATGAGTTAAAATGACAGACAGTCACTTAGTGAAGAAACAAAAACTATATGTCAACAATGCTTTGAGAGACAAACTACAATTAGCAATGAAGCTTCGAGAACACAGTATAATCGCAACAAAGCTTTGAGAATATACTATAATCATTTACGAAGCTTCCAGAACATTCCAAATAATTTAGGTTTGAAATACTTGGATTTTATCAAGGATAACATTATATAAAGATACACATGATCCGTATTAAATTTGAGAAACTTTCTGTGAACCAATACCTGAGATTCTGTTGACAAATCAACCGTGAATATCAACTTGCCTTTCCTGATATGATAAATGAAATTCGTTATTGATCATTAATGAACTCTACTCAGATTGAATATACTCACTGAAGTCAATCACATCATATCTAAAGCAGTATGTAAAGAATCTGAAAATCCTCTAAAATAACTTAACCAAAGAAGCTAACACAAAATACGCGTGTTAACTTTTCACAGACAACAAGTGACACTCATATGAAGCATTTTGAACAACTTGAGACTACAG
It encodes:
- the LOC112163827 gene encoding F-box/LRR-repeat protein At3g48880-like, whose translation is MTNKNSRFDRWADLDKDILVRIFMTLNVVELICGASVSKSWREATSEPYLWEIVDLSKLEAKNFNRELGQSNQRVMDIVNSVFSLSGGTIFCLTFHFYAYITSQHLVCISERTRNLKRLVLPVWDNNILVNDFEEAAKNWPYLESLTISGFVGTAAIVIKHGDDSNCTSGDDNNSISIVVVTKAYLVECS